The following are encoded together in the Chitinophagales bacterium genome:
- a CDS encoding Gfo/Idh/MocA family oxidoreductase, with protein MVRIGIIGPGRNDNGYGIGTFIIREILNNSNALLTAIGGTTIQSIKKSIQEIENKYSKIPVGTELYPLEIIDRFFSSENIDMVVIASPTPTHLNYIELSIQNNKHVFCEKPLFSFDNIIDEKLNYLQSLYKMAEKKGLILSVNCQRAYIPVFLAENKLLPELKSELEIVFSIGAKTGLLPPKELFELCISHLSSILIKFNLNNQSKYSISNIDFSKDNDHIQCVLSFSYLNQKDKLINGKMRIEQSKNVELASVKIRTDNSFEAIVSGVKIGADFKTSYKVNNNPEIYSRDLLSVSIDKMVDALSTPSNAPLLTNNESYCLSAIDSMFWQSGVSKLSSKNEME; from the coding sequence ATGGTAAGAATAGGGATTATTGGCCCAGGTAGAAATGATAATGGATATGGCATTGGCACTTTTATAATTCGGGAGATTCTAAATAATTCAAATGCCCTGCTTACGGCTATTGGAGGAACCACAATCCAAAGCATTAAAAAGAGCATCCAGGAAATTGAAAATAAATATTCAAAAATACCGGTAGGCACGGAGCTGTATCCACTTGAAATAATTGATCGGTTTTTCAGCTCTGAAAATATAGATATGGTCGTCATAGCAAGTCCTACACCTACTCACCTGAATTATATTGAACTTTCCATTCAAAACAATAAGCATGTATTTTGTGAAAAACCACTATTTAGTTTTGATAATATCATTGATGAAAAATTGAATTATTTGCAGAGTTTATATAAAATGGCTGAAAAAAAAGGACTTATTCTTTCGGTTAATTGTCAAAGAGCTTATATTCCTGTATTTCTTGCAGAAAACAAGTTACTTCCTGAATTAAAATCAGAGCTTGAAATAGTTTTTTCAATTGGTGCTAAGACCGGCTTGTTGCCCCCTAAAGAATTATTTGAACTTTGTATTTCTCATCTATCAAGTATTTTAATAAAATTCAACCTGAATAATCAGAGCAAATACTCAATTTCGAATATTGATTTCAGTAAGGATAATGATCATATCCAGTGTGTTTTGTCTTTCAGTTATTTAAATCAAAAAGACAAACTCATTAATGGAAAAATGAGAATTGAGCAAAGTAAAAATGTTGAACTGGCAAGTGTTAAAATAAGAACTGATAATAGTTTTGAAGCTATTGTTTCAGGCGTGAAAATTGGAGCAGATTTCAAAACAAGTTATAAAGTAAATAATAATCCGGAAATTTATTCTCGTGATTTACTGTCTGTCAGCATCGATAAAATGGTTGACGCACTATCAACGCCATCAAACGCTCCACTTTTAACAAATAATGAAAGTTATTGCCTGAGTGCTATTGACTCTATGTTTTGGCAATCTGGGGTTAGTAAATTGTCCTCAAAGAACGAAATGGAATAA
- a CDS encoding vanadium-dependent haloperoxidase: MILIKKIIIPLFVWLSFGCNEKTKIIPNDYFISWNDLTIQTMKTDGINPVLATRIYLYPNIAAYEVMAHAADSLTPFSGKITGLDSIPAPENKINYNWAAITAYYKVMLKLNYREDLYHDLYENQYLYFQDLYASGILKNSSDYGEKIANVIIKWAEDDHYKQTKGMPYYINSEVPGSWVPTPPEYRSALEPHWGKLRALTIDSLPMFSQAFTINFSEDSASEFYNLARAVYDSSINLKEEQTKIAWFWDDNPDLNNFKGHMPVPRRHINPTSHWMSIIGQVSRKEQLSFAKTIQIYAAASIAFFDANLVSWYDKYHYNLIRPVTYIQQHIDPKWMPLLVTPPFPEHTSAHSSCSAACASILEHFLGDEYTFTDSTHYKIGLGTRSFDSFSDAAWEVSLSRYYGGIHYMTAIQQGNTQGNEIGNHIIKKLEL, encoded by the coding sequence ATGATTTTAATAAAAAAAATAATTATACCATTGTTTGTTTGGTTAAGTTTTGGTTGCAATGAAAAGACTAAAATAATCCCAAATGATTATTTCATAAGTTGGAATGATCTTACTATTCAAACAATGAAAACCGATGGAATAAACCCTGTATTGGCAACCCGAATTTATTTGTATCCAAATATTGCTGCTTATGAAGTGATGGCTCATGCAGCTGATTCTCTGACTCCTTTTTCAGGAAAGATTACCGGGTTAGATTCTATACCTGCTCCAGAGAATAAAATAAATTATAACTGGGCTGCAATTACAGCATACTATAAAGTAATGTTGAAATTGAATTACAGGGAAGACTTGTATCATGATTTATATGAAAATCAATATTTGTATTTTCAGGATTTATATGCTTCCGGAATTTTGAAAAACAGTTCTGATTATGGTGAAAAAATAGCTAATGTAATAATCAAATGGGCAGAAGATGACCATTATAAACAAACTAAAGGCATGCCCTATTATATCAATTCTGAAGTACCAGGCTCATGGGTGCCGACTCCCCCGGAATACAGGTCAGCATTAGAGCCTCATTGGGGGAAGCTGAGAGCATTAACTATTGACTCACTTCCAATGTTTTCACAAGCTTTTACTATTAATTTTAGCGAAGACAGTGCTTCTGAATTTTATAATCTTGCCAGGGCTGTTTATGATTCCTCAATTAATTTAAAAGAAGAACAAACTAAAATAGCGTGGTTTTGGGACGATAATCCAGATCTAAACAATTTCAAAGGACATATGCCTGTTCCCAGAAGGCATATTAATCCTACTTCTCATTGGATGAGTATTATTGGCCAGGTGTCAAGAAAAGAACAACTAAGTTTTGCAAAAACCATTCAAATATATGCGGCTGCATCTATTGCTTTTTTTGATGCCAATTTAGTTTCATGGTATGATAAGTATCACTACAACCTGATTCGACCGGTAACCTATATTCAGCAACATATTGACCCCAAATGGATGCCATTGCTTGTAACACCTCCGTTTCCAGAACATACCAGTGCACACAGTTCGTGTAGTGCTGCCTGCGCAAGTATATTAGAACATTTTCTTGGTGATGAATATACATTTACAGATTCTACTCACTACAAAATAGGCTTGGGCACAAGAAGTTTTGATTCATTTTCTGATGCAGCCTGGGAGGTTTCTTTAAGTAGATATTATGGGGGGATTCATTATATGACCGCTATTCAACAAGGCAATACCCAGGGAAATGAAATTGGGAATCACATTATTAAAAAGCTTGAATTATGA
- a CDS encoding FAD-dependent oxidoreductase, which translates to MRIGIIGAGWFGCHIAYVLKQKGHHIKLFEKNDRIFSSASGNNTGRLHRGFHYPRCQETMNQTKLGFLEFEKRYKDFLYKVDKNIYGVSKDGSYMSWDSYKNVLKKSGLQFVEKSPDELGLRNLSGALICDEYFIDFSKSINFFNERIRDEITFNHKVKSISEKGNVISIDNKYDFDYVIDCTYGAFTQMIGFEVQYELVQLPIFIDTTKKQNISYVIMDGEFQTLSPLKTNNKSNVFSLYDVKYSRLHISDNFKEIQNEFSKINSTGKDFKVENSSEIIDKAEYYNPGFSEKFRLENAVLSTRAIINDLNANRTCKIEYDGRLIKVFSGKINTIFEAENRLLDFLS; encoded by the coding sequence ATGAGAATCGGAATTATAGGTGCAGGTTGGTTTGGTTGTCATATAGCATACGTACTTAAACAAAAAGGCCACCACATAAAACTATTTGAAAAAAACGATAGGATTTTTTCTAGTGCATCAGGAAACAATACTGGCAGGCTTCATAGGGGATTTCATTATCCCAGATGTCAAGAAACCATGAATCAAACAAAGTTGGGTTTTTTGGAGTTTGAAAAAAGATATAAAGACTTTCTGTACAAAGTAGATAAAAATATATATGGAGTTTCAAAAGATGGTTCATACATGAGTTGGGATTCATATAAAAATGTTCTAAAAAAATCCGGATTACAATTTGTTGAAAAATCACCTGACGAATTAGGGCTTAGAAATCTCAGCGGTGCCTTAATTTGCGATGAATACTTTATAGATTTTTCTAAGTCTATAAATTTTTTCAATGAACGCATTAGAGATGAAATAACATTTAATCATAAAGTTAAATCTATTTCCGAAAAAGGGAATGTAATATCAATAGATAATAAATATGATTTTGACTATGTAATTGACTGCACTTATGGTGCTTTTACACAAATGATTGGTTTTGAGGTGCAGTATGAACTTGTTCAACTGCCAATATTTATTGATACAACTAAAAAACAAAACATTTCTTATGTAATAATGGACGGTGAATTTCAAACACTTTCTCCATTAAAAACAAACAATAAATCAAATGTTTTCTCTCTCTATGATGTGAAATACTCAAGACTCCACATCAGCGATAACTTTAAAGAAATCCAAAATGAATTTAGCAAGATAAATAGTACAGGGAAAGATTTTAAAGTGGAAAATTCATCCGAAATAATAGATAAAGCGGAATATTATAATCCTGGGTTTTCTGAAAAATTCAGACTTGAAAATGCTGTTTTATCTACAAGAGCAATTATAAATGATTTGAATGCAAATAGAACCTGTAAGATTGAATATGATGGGAGATTAATAAAAGTATTTTCCGGAAAGATTAATACCATATTCGAAGCAGAGAATAGATTGTTGGACTTTTTGTCATAA
- a CDS encoding cobalamin-dependent protein (Presence of a B(12) (cobalamin)-binding domain implies dependence on cobalamin itself, in one of its several forms, or in some unusual lineages, dependence on a cobalamin-like analog.): MKICIVRPSVLHKEVAFSHMPVAPLGPAYIAAVLREEGHEIQALDAAIEGYDQVEKFKFGTYIFGLNKENTIKQIDEGTEIICFSFMFTNNWYFDRELVDEARKKFPDSVIIAGGEHVTAVPEYCFDTAPELDYIVMGEGEATIVELIHCIENNKPVDEISRIAFKKNTSVQVNNTSRKIKRVQQINDIPWPAWDLFPLQKYFENKITYGVYRGNSLPIMASRGCPYECTFCSNPQMWGRKYSLRSVMDFVDEMEFLNSKYNVVNFDFYDLTAVIKKYWIIEMCDEIMRRNLKICYQMPAGTRTEAIDFEVAEKLYKSGCKNITYAPESGSDIVLSDIKKKVKLEHLLESIRFSKDVGMNIKLNIMVGFPDETHIDILKTISFLVKSSWYGANDMYPAVFSPYPGSALYDRLVSDGEIDLYSDEYIMEIINSHDLWPGKVYNNKISSNAIKFYTVIMYLAFYSSNFLFRPQRFYNLIKNLVTSKHESRSELVISQTLQKLKMSKSKSVVKENKRLAS, from the coding sequence ATGAAAATTTGTATTGTTCGTCCATCAGTTTTACATAAAGAAGTTGCTTTTTCTCATATGCCTGTCGCCCCTTTGGGACCAGCATATATTGCAGCAGTATTAAGAGAAGAAGGACATGAAATTCAAGCACTTGATGCAGCAATAGAAGGCTATGATCAGGTAGAAAAATTTAAATTTGGCACCTATATATTTGGCCTCAACAAAGAAAACACAATCAAACAGATTGATGAAGGGACTGAAATTATATGCTTTAGCTTTATGTTTACCAACAATTGGTACTTTGATAGAGAACTGGTTGATGAAGCCAGAAAAAAATTCCCTGATTCTGTAATAATAGCTGGAGGAGAACATGTTACAGCTGTACCTGAATATTGTTTTGACACCGCTCCTGAACTTGACTACATCGTTATGGGCGAAGGTGAGGCTACAATCGTAGAGTTAATTCATTGTATTGAAAACAATAAACCGGTTGATGAAATATCGAGAATTGCCTTTAAGAAAAACACTTCAGTTCAAGTAAATAATACAAGTAGAAAAATTAAAAGAGTTCAGCAAATCAATGATATTCCCTGGCCTGCTTGGGATTTATTTCCATTGCAAAAATATTTTGAGAATAAGATAACCTATGGAGTTTATAGAGGAAACTCATTGCCTATCATGGCATCCAGAGGCTGTCCTTATGAATGTACTTTTTGTTCCAATCCTCAGATGTGGGGACGTAAATACAGTTTAAGAAGTGTGATGGATTTTGTAGATGAGATGGAGTTCCTGAACAGTAAATACAATGTTGTAAACTTCGATTTCTATGATCTTACTGCAGTAATTAAAAAATACTGGATCATAGAAATGTGCGATGAAATTATGCGTAGAAACCTGAAAATATGTTATCAAATGCCAGCGGGAACACGTACGGAAGCTATAGATTTCGAAGTGGCAGAAAAACTTTACAAATCTGGTTGTAAAAATATTACTTATGCACCAGAATCCGGTTCAGATATTGTTTTGTCTGATATTAAAAAGAAAGTAAAACTTGAACACTTACTTGAATCTATAAGATTTTCAAAAGATGTAGGGATGAATATCAAACTCAATATTATGGTTGGGTTCCCTGATGAAACCCATATAGATATTTTGAAAACCATTTCATTCTTAGTCAAATCAAGCTGGTATGGAGCTAATGATATGTACCCTGCAGTTTTTTCACCTTATCCGGGATCTGCTTTATATGACAGGCTTGTAAGTGATGGCGAAATTGATCTTTACAGCGATGAGTATATTATGGAAATAATCAATTCACATGATTTATGGCCTGGAAAAGTGTACAATAATAAAATCAGTTCCAATGCGATTAAATTTTATACTGTGATTATGTACCTTGCTTTTTACTCCTCTAATTTCTTGTTCAGGCCACAAAGATTTTACAATTTAATTAAAAATTTAGTGACCAGTAAACATGAATCAAGATCAGAATTAGTAATATCACAAACACTGCAAAAACTAAAAATGTCTAAAAGTAAATCGGTGGTGAAAGAAAATAAACGCTTAGCGAGCTAA
- a CDS encoding Gfo/Idh/MocA family oxidoreductase gives MLKIGLIGFGYWGRNFARVILNSSSAKLFVICDIDENQSNDIFFQIHDQIPFEKDYKKTLNYDLDAVIICSPTNTHFNISKFFLEKKIHVFCEKPLATEASEVSTLDDIARKNNVTLMVGQIFEFNPVVNKIKTIIENKELGEILYITMVRASLGPVRTDVNVVYDLITHDVSILNYLLDDQPKQINATGMCFFSEGIEDLVFVNMKYNNKLIVNIHASWLEASKERTIKIVGDKKMIIFNDVDTNSKLKIFETGESYQKFNGDFGSFQLSMKDGDIHIPNINYEEPLIIEFNHFISSIVNKTIPITNAQNALKVVSVLNKIQKSLEINAKKFSIYNNSGI, from the coding sequence ATGTTGAAAATTGGCTTAATTGGTTTTGGCTATTGGGGCAGAAATTTTGCAAGGGTAATTTTAAATTCAAGTAGTGCAAAACTATTTGTGATATGTGATATAGATGAAAATCAATCCAACGATATTTTCTTTCAAATTCACGATCAAATTCCATTCGAAAAAGATTACAAAAAAACTTTAAACTACGATTTAGATGCGGTAATAATTTGTTCACCTACAAACACCCATTTTAATATTTCTAAATTCTTTTTAGAAAAGAAAATTCATGTTTTTTGTGAAAAGCCCTTGGCCACTGAAGCATCAGAGGTATCTACACTTGATGACATTGCCCGGAAGAATAACGTTACCCTTATGGTTGGGCAGATTTTTGAATTCAACCCAGTTGTTAATAAGATTAAAACAATAATAGAAAATAAAGAATTAGGAGAGATACTGTACATAACAATGGTAAGAGCTAGTCTTGGGCCGGTAAGAACAGATGTGAATGTTGTATATGATTTAATAACACACGATGTATCGATTTTAAATTATTTATTAGATGATCAGCCTAAACAGATAAATGCTACCGGAATGTGTTTCTTTAGTGAAGGCATAGAAGATTTAGTGTTTGTTAATATGAAATACAACAACAAGTTAATTGTTAACATTCATGCATCATGGCTTGAAGCCTCAAAAGAAAGAACCATAAAAATTGTTGGTGATAAAAAGATGATTATTTTTAATGATGTAGATACTAATTCAAAACTTAAAATCTTTGAAACCGGTGAATCTTATCAAAAATTTAATGGAGATTTTGGTAGTTTTCAGCTTTCAATGAAAGATGGAGATATACATATACCTAATATCAATTACGAGGAGCCTTTAATAATTGAGTTTAATCATTTTATTAGTTCAATCGTAAACAAAACAATTCCAATAACAAATGCCCAAAATGCTTTAAAAGTTGTTTCTGTTTTAAATAAAATCCAAAAATCCTTAGAAATTAATGCGAAAAAGTTCTCTATCTATAATAACTCCGGTATTTAA
- a CDS encoding glycosyltransferase family 2 protein, producing the protein MRKSSLSIITPVFNEEDIIIDCISETIKNANLYFDKVEYIIVNDGSTDKSLEIINTNYALNPDFKIINKENEGFGSAVKLGIENSTNEYIICIPADSPLDKDTCHTFFSSNIDFADIIISYRKERKGYTRSMLLNSKIYHFLISWLFSIKLKDYNWIHLYKRDIFNSIEINSKGLFMLSEVLVKANKLGFKIEEVEVDQKMRLTGIATVSKPSAIINTLKEMISFYIFR; encoded by the coding sequence ATGCGAAAAAGTTCTCTATCTATAATAACTCCGGTATTTAATGAAGAAGATATTATTATTGATTGCATTTCAGAAACAATTAAAAATGCAAATTTATACTTTGACAAAGTAGAATATATAATTGTTAATGATGGCAGTACCGATAAATCTTTAGAGATTATTAATACAAATTATGCTCTTAACCCTGATTTTAAAATTATAAACAAAGAAAATGAAGGGTTTGGTAGCGCTGTTAAACTAGGTATAGAAAATTCTACAAATGAATATATAATTTGTATTCCAGCAGATAGTCCGTTGGACAAGGATACTTGTCATACTTTTTTTAGCAGCAATATTGATTTTGCAGACATTATTATAAGCTACAGAAAAGAAAGAAAAGGCTATACAAGGTCAATGCTGCTTAACTCTAAAATTTATCACTTTTTAATTTCCTGGTTATTCTCAATTAAATTAAAAGACTACAATTGGATTCATTTATATAAAAGAGATATTTTCAATTCTATTGAAATAAATTCCAAAGGGCTTTTTATGCTATCTGAAGTGTTGGTAAAAGCAAATAAACTCGGTTTTAAAATCGAAGAAGTCGAAGTCGATCAAAAAATGAGATTAACCGGAATTGCAACAGTTTCTAAGCCATCAGCAATAATCAATACTTTAAAAGAAATGATCAGCTTCTACATATTTAGGTAA
- a CDS encoding phytanoyl-CoA dioxygenase family protein, whose product MEQILKDKQLNSAYHNKGFVKFPLFDAMQISEIKEFYNYIREKHNAKKNNAFHTTLNTSDSNIINKVNDFLIPYYKKEINKYLINYNLTISVFLTKDRGKNSSVTIHQDGSFVDETKHTAFGLWVALDNTNVLNGCMQFIPGSHKFYPSLRISPDLPPYFYSFKDAAVDYLVDVPSKAGECVMFNQAIIHASRKNFSNKQRVACITGGYSKNAEFTHHFLPKGNPLSKIEKYKISVKSMLEMKKDERPKHAEFLGYIDYKAPDVSFEVFKDKCELNVGTLYKYRNRIINKLIGKSS is encoded by the coding sequence ATGGAACAGATATTAAAGGACAAACAATTAAATTCAGCGTATCATAATAAAGGATTTGTGAAGTTTCCCTTATTTGATGCTATGCAAATTTCAGAAATCAAAGAATTTTACAACTACATTCGCGAGAAACACAATGCTAAAAAAAATAATGCTTTTCATACTACCCTAAACACCAGTGATAGCAATATAATTAATAAAGTTAATGATTTCTTAATACCTTATTATAAAAAAGAAATTAATAAATATTTAATAAACTACAATCTAACGATAAGTGTATTTTTGACAAAAGACAGAGGTAAAAATTCTTCTGTAACCATTCATCAAGATGGCTCGTTTGTAGATGAAACAAAACATACTGCATTTGGTCTTTGGGTTGCTTTAGACAATACAAACGTCTTAAATGGATGTATGCAGTTTATTCCGGGAAGTCATAAATTTTACCCTTCCTTGCGAATTTCACCAGATCTCCCTCCCTATTTTTATTCTTTTAAAGATGCTGCGGTCGATTATCTTGTTGACGTACCATCAAAAGCAGGAGAATGTGTTATGTTCAATCAGGCTATAATACATGCTTCAAGGAAAAACTTTTCAAACAAGCAAAGAGTAGCTTGTATTACAGGTGGGTATTCAAAAAATGCTGAATTTACACATCATTTTTTACCAAAGGGAAATCCGCTATCAAAAATCGAAAAATATAAAATCAGCGTTAAATCTATGTTAGAAATGAAAAAAGATGAACGTCCTAAACACGCTGAATTTTTAGGGTATATAGATTATAAAGCACCGGACGTTTCATTTGAAGTATTTAAAGATAAATGCGAATTAAATGTTGGCACTTTATACAAATACAGAAATAGAATTATCAATAAATTAATCGGAAAAAGCAGTTGA
- a CDS encoding cobalamin-dependent protein (Presence of a B(12) (cobalamin)-binding domain implies dependence on cobalamin itself, in one of its several forms, or in some unusual lineages, dependence on a cobalamin-like analog.), with translation MKICLIKPPVLHKGVSFARYATPPLGLAYIAAALKKSGNEVYVIDASATGINSVEKYKDNIYLFGLNKNDISDLIHADTEVICFSFMFTNNWLYDRELVGYIKERYPNAILIAGGEHATAAPQYCMEQAPLDFIVLGEGESAVVELCNSLKESNSFSEVPGIVYRNNEGINYSKGKKRIKDIEKIPWPAWHLFPVEEYFENEMTYGVHRGRTLPIMATRGCPYDCTFCSSPLMWGRKYQMRSPKDFVDEIEHLYNTYKVDNFDLYDLTAIIVKSWIVEMCNEIIKRDLKITYQLPSGTRAEAIDFEVADLLYKSGCKNITYAPESGSDKVLKEVKKKVKTKKMLESIKYSNQAGLNIKLNMIMGFPDDTHKDIWISFWFLIKSTWYGANDAAPAIFSPYPGSELFDRLIEEGKLNLKNDDFLYSIIDSYDVVPKKVYSNNISAFSIRAYIFIFLILFYGSNYLFRPNRFFTTIYNVLKNKQESKIEQLIHVNLIKPIVLFFNRSNLYHNK, from the coding sequence ATGAAAATTTGTCTAATAAAACCACCAGTTCTACATAAGGGAGTTTCCTTTGCCAGGTATGCAACCCCCCCTCTTGGCTTAGCATATATTGCAGCTGCTTTAAAAAAATCTGGAAATGAAGTGTATGTTATTGATGCTTCAGCAACTGGTATTAATAGCGTTGAGAAATACAAAGACAATATATACTTATTTGGGTTAAATAAAAACGATATATCTGATCTGATTCATGCAGATACCGAGGTCATTTGTTTTAGTTTTATGTTTACCAATAATTGGCTGTATGATCGAGAATTGGTTGGCTATATAAAGGAAAGATATCCCAATGCTATATTGATAGCAGGAGGAGAACATGCCACTGCAGCACCGCAATACTGTATGGAACAAGCTCCATTGGATTTCATTGTGCTTGGAGAAGGTGAAAGTGCTGTAGTTGAATTATGTAACAGTTTAAAAGAAAGTAACAGCTTCAGTGAGGTTCCAGGTATAGTCTATAGGAACAATGAAGGAATAAATTATTCAAAAGGGAAAAAGAGAATAAAAGATATAGAAAAAATCCCCTGGCCAGCCTGGCACTTGTTTCCTGTTGAAGAATATTTTGAAAATGAAATGACATATGGGGTTCACAGGGGCAGGACCTTACCTATTATGGCAACAAGAGGTTGCCCTTATGATTGCACATTTTGTTCCAGTCCCTTGATGTGGGGAAGAAAATACCAAATGCGTTCTCCCAAAGACTTTGTTGACGAAATTGAACATCTATACAACACATATAAAGTAGATAATTTCGATTTGTATGACCTCACTGCTATTATAGTTAAAAGTTGGATTGTTGAAATGTGCAATGAAATCATCAAACGAGATTTAAAAATCACATACCAGCTACCATCAGGTACCCGGGCAGAAGCAATAGATTTTGAGGTAGCTGATTTATTGTATAAATCAGGGTGTAAAAATATTACTTATGCTCCCGAATCCGGTTCTGATAAGGTATTAAAAGAGGTCAAGAAAAAAGTTAAGACTAAGAAAATGCTCGAATCTATTAAATACTCAAACCAGGCAGGGTTAAATATTAAACTCAATATGATAATGGGTTTTCCAGATGATACCCATAAGGATATTTGGATTTCATTTTGGTTTTTAATTAAGTCAACCTGGTATGGTGCTAATGACGCAGCACCGGCAATTTTTTCACCATATCCTGGATCTGAATTATTTGATCGTTTGATTGAGGAAGGAAAGTTGAATTTAAAAAATGATGATTTTCTTTATAGCATAATTGATTCTTATGATGTGGTGCCAAAAAAGGTATATAGTAACAATATAAGCGCTTTTTCTATAAGGGCTTATATATTTATATTCTTGATTTTGTTCTATGGGTCTAACTATTTGTTCAGGCCTAATAGATTTTTTACTACAATTTATAATGTTTTAAAAAACAAACAAGAATCTAAAATTGAGCAGTTGATTCATGTAAATCTTATAAAACCAATTGTTTTGTTTTTCAATAGGTCAAATTTATACCACAATAAATGA
- a CDS encoding glycosyltransferase family 2 protein gives MNISIIIPCYNNAESLWELINRLKKIEENQVFNAHTIEYVFVDDKSEDDTYTIQQEIKAKYPNQIKIIKLTRNFGSYNSFLAGMIYAQGDCNVYLHADLQDPPELIPSMFEHYLNGYKLVIANRSERADNSIFSNLYHIMVKHFAIKDIPKGGFDLVLFDSKIREEIVAISEKNTNNVYLISWLGYPYVNIPYNREERKYGKSQWKFFAKAKLFVDTFFSFGNIPLWTIRFSFVLLVIYLFVKLLIVMITPGYDLEKLEIPFLSVLISLMLLIIGEYISRVHESVRKRPNFIVEKVIDSE, from the coding sequence ATGAATATTTCAATAATCATACCTTGCTATAATAATGCAGAAAGCTTGTGGGAACTGATAAATCGACTTAAAAAAATTGAAGAAAATCAAGTCTTTAATGCTCATACTATCGAATATGTGTTTGTGGATGATAAATCTGAAGATGATACCTATACAATTCAACAGGAAATAAAGGCTAAATACCCTAATCAAATAAAGATTATTAAACTTACCCGGAATTTTGGTTCGTACAATTCATTTTTAGCAGGTATGATCTATGCGCAAGGTGATTGTAATGTTTATTTACATGCAGACCTTCAAGACCCCCCAGAGTTAATACCATCAATGTTTGAGCATTATTTAAATGGATACAAACTTGTTATAGCTAATCGTTCAGAAAGGGCTGATAATAGTATATTTTCAAATTTATATCATATAATGGTTAAACACTTTGCTATTAAAGATATCCCTAAAGGTGGCTTTGACCTTGTATTATTTGATTCAAAAATAAGAGAAGAAATTGTAGCGATTTCTGAAAAAAATACCAATAATGTTTATTTAATTTCCTGGTTAGGATATCCATATGTTAATATTCCATACAATAGGGAGGAACGAAAATATGGGAAGTCGCAGTGGAAGTTTTTTGCAAAAGCTAAATTGTTTGTGGATACATTCTTTTCTTTTGGTAATATACCACTCTGGACAATTAGGTTTTCGTTTGTGCTATTAGTAATATATTTATTTGTAAAATTATTGATAGTGATGATTACCCCTGGGTACGACTTAGAAAAATTAGAAATTCCTTTTTTATCTGTTTTAATTAGTCTAATGCTCTTAATAATAGGAGAGTATATTAGTAGGGTTCATGAAAGTGTTCGAAAAAGACCTAATTTCATTGTTGAAAAGGTAATAGATTCAGAATGA
- a CDS encoding WxcM-like domain-containing protein, translated as MRKNPSLIEFDQISLSEDQVNIDVFNLVDLCPFVPKRIYTIKTAENESQRGFHAHKNQSQVISIIKGQAKVLLLNNEGEKFVFNLTAQALFIPQNHWIEITLHKDSILLCFAEKLYHELSTIKDKTRFLNK; from the coding sequence ATGCGCAAAAATCCAAGTTTAATTGAGTTCGATCAAATTAGTTTGTCCGAAGATCAGGTCAATATTGATGTATTTAATTTAGTAGATTTATGCCCTTTTGTACCCAAGAGAATTTATACAATAAAAACTGCTGAAAACGAAAGCCAAAGAGGATTTCATGCACATAAAAATCAATCGCAAGTTATCAGTATTATAAAAGGACAAGCAAAAGTTTTATTATTAAATAATGAAGGTGAAAAATTTGTTTTTAATTTAACTGCTCAGGCATTATTTATACCGCAAAATCATTGGATAGAAATCACACTACATAAGGATAGTATTCTTTTGTGTTTTGCTGAAAAGCTCTACCATGAGTTATCTACCATAAAAGATAAAACGCGCTTTCTAAATAAGTAA